The segment TCTGACCCTTGGGCAAGGTCTGAGGTGGCTCTCTGCCCTACCCTGTTGAGGGACAGCAAACCAAAAGGTGATGTCTGTTCATTGCTTGCAGTAACGCAGGATACCAAGGATTTCTAACAATGTCAGCAGGATAATTTGGCTACTTTTCTGGAAAATGGGTTGCATGTACACTTTGGCCTCTGAATCCATCTTTCTGTGCCTTTGTGGAGTAACCACATTTTTCATTGTTGAGGACTTGGCAGCTCCCTCTCTGGAGCCAGGTCAGGCTCCAACCATCTGAGCTCAGCTCCGAGTAAGAGCAGTGGGGTTTCTGTGGGTATCCATGAATTTGTCTGTGTCCAGTTCAGAGGAACTGCTAATCAGAGTCATACACAGTTCCTTAGTCAGGGAATTTTCCCTTTGGTTGTTTCCTACAATATGCTGAGGGTCAGCAAGTCTGtaaggcagagccaggagcacctTGCAATGCAACCCATCAACCCAGGAGCAAGCAGGGATCATGTTCTCTAAACAGGCGAGATGATGGGCGCAGACCCCCATCCCACCTTAGCCCATTTGTCTCCCAGTTGTGCAGGTGACCTGCGTGTCGCCCCCGGGGCTGAGGGGCCGGGAGATCACAGCTCTGGATTCTCAGGACCTGGGCTGCCAGATTAAGCAGCGGTTTGCTCGTGAGCTCAGCACAACGCAGCTGATGACAGTGACTGAGAACAACAGTAAGTTGTGCAGATTCAGAGGTGTCCATAAAGTGTCCTCCATCATACTGGATGGGACTGCAGGTGGAGaccccctgctctgccccacagccccagaggTTCAGGCTGCTGGGCCGTGCTGGTGCAGTGGCTTGGTGGGAGGGTGGCCGACACCTGGAGGTGTTTGTTGGCTTTGTGACAGGAAAGTTAACAGGTGCCACAAAGCCACATGGAGCACAGACTCCACAGTGATAGGCAGCAGTACCAGCCAGGCAGTTTTTCCCCCAGTGTTCACACTCCCTTGGTACCTGGTCTTGGTGAAGGGCATCTGTGTTGCTCCTAATGAAAGTGGTGTAGTGCTGGCTGCACACTGCAGGCAGGCACACGGCTGGAGGATGGGGAGCACTGGGTGTGCTACAGGCTGACCATGCACCTTTCCTGTGTCACAGCCACGGCACTGCCAGCTGGGAAGGGGGGAAGGAGCTGGCCCTACCTGGTGGGATTCCTGGTGACAGCGATTGCCATCTCCATCCTGATTGCACTGGTTGCCAAGTGCAAGCTTGTCCACAAGAGCTTTGCCAGCTACCGCCACCGGCCGCTGCCTGAAATCAGCTCCATCGGAGGCAGACCCATGGAGGAtagcagcagctgggacaggggctcctgtgggagCCATTCCATAACTGATGCTGCCGACCTGCAAACTGAGGATGATGATGGCTTCATTGAGGACAACTACATCCAGCCCAGTGAGCAGCTACCAACAAAAGAGGAGCTGGAGTTGCATCGCTCCATCTGAACTTACAAATCAGCCACCACTGCTGCGGCCTCTTGCTGTCTCCCTAGCTCCACCCTTTTCCTACCTGCCCTTGGCTTTGGGCCCCACATGtctggggcaggaggaagggagcagagaggagaggagagagggatgGGCTTGGCATGGTGATGGAGGCTGAAGGCAGCCAGTCCCAGAGTGTCCCAGCATGACACCAGTAAGCTGCACTGTCACAGGGACACCAAACCAggtgctgctttcccagccttGCTCAGATGCTGAGGATGAAGGAGGTGGTGCCTATCATGCCTGGGAAACCAGGTGAAGTGGGAAGAGGAGcctgccctggtgctgccaTGGGGTCTTGGGCACTGGTCCCACTGCCCCATGGTGCCagacccagccctgctctgtccctcaATGTGTTGTCACTCTGAGGTGTGATTAAAGCATGATTTAGCCCTGCCTCTTTGTGCCAGCAATGGTTTGTTGGGACTCTCCCAGTGCCAGTGTCTGGAGGaggcccccagccccacagctgcgGTGCagtttttttgcatttgctttaAAGGACCATAAATACATTCCTCTAACTGTGGCAATGAGAGACCACTTCTGTGGCACAATGAGTGCTCTTGTCCAAACAAATATTTCACCTGCTGTGGTGCAGGCAGCCCTGGTGCACCATCACAGGGTTTCTGTGCATGTCTCTCCAGCCATGgcccttctttcttttctctcttccctctccaGGAAGACAAGCTAAAAGACAGCTTTCCCctgtcagctctgcagagctgagcaaaCTCATCAGTGCTGCCAGTTGCAGTGCCAGGCCCATGTGCTGGGGCGAGGTGACCCTCTCCTCCAGCACCCATTACAGAGTTCCACGTGTCTCTTCAACTGTGGAGTTGCACAAATGGGATAATTTTTACATTCCTGTCATCTTCATCTTTGTGGTATGATGAAGAGCACATGAGACACAGGTAACTGCAAGTTATTTCTGCTGGAGTTGTGCCTTCATGGGTTACTCTGGAGTtaaaagcagggagcagcagtggcaTTCACCTTTAGTAAGTGATTCATAAGGCTGGTACCAACCAGTTGGGAAGATttcccagggcacagcccagTCATTACCATCCCTGATATCTCAGGAGTCTCTTTGTCATGCTCCAGAGTAAGAGATATCAACACAGGACAGCATTTCTCAAAGCTCTGCCACACAGCTAATTCCTCCACCTCCTTCAAATCTCTATTTCACTGCTAACTGCCTTTCTATTTCTCCACTCATTAAAACATTTAGTATATTAAAAAGGTAAATAATACACCTCAGAGAATGTAaaccaaaggggaaaaatgggtcAGGCATTGGATGGATGAGACAGGGTAGAAAGCAAATGTGCCACTTGAAGCCttgagcaggaggaaaatctgCTGGCTTCTTTCAGCGGTCAGCCAGTTTTTGCTCTTAAATGCCATATTTCTAAAGTGAACTTTACTTTTTCAGTTACTGTCTCATCATTTGTTTCTGGGCTCATCAGCTACTGATGAAAATACactatataatatatttttggaAATTTCTAGTATTTTTTGGGTAAGAGATTTAAATCTGCGGTTTGggaaaaagcatttcagttATCTTTTGGAGGGTATTTTCTGGGCTTTTCAACATGCTTTTCAATCACGTGAACATACTAGATgcagtcttttcttttttgtttcgGTGATCTCttaaaagaagttaaaaatacaAGCATCCAGGCTTATTTGTCCAGGATCTTACTCACCAGTCCCTCAGCACTTAGTGGTTGGATGGCTTGTCTACTTTGACCCTGCTCATAAGTTCACCCATTTATTTTTTAGCCAAGTAGACATGGCAGGTTttcttgtgtgtgtgcatgtgtgtgtgtgcattttcCGTCCCCTCTCAGGCAGTTGGGGTGCAAGTGAGCAGGAACCTGGCAACTCATGTTTGGGGGAAAATGCACCTGGcatgcagagctgggaataaaAGGGGTCAGAGCATGAAAAGGAGGATCCTTCTCCAGGGGTCCACCCAGGAAGCTGCCATGAGGGCCTGGCTGAGGCTGGCCGGGAGCAGGAGCAGGTATGCAGGCAGACTGGTTCCAGGTGCgaggctcagccctgccacagGGTGAAACAGCTTCTCTGTAAACAAACTAGCCAGCACTGACACATTCAGGAGGCTTTGTGTGCTCCATGTGAGCATCTTTCAGGGGCATAGCAAGGTCTCAGGTTCACAGAGCAGCAGTAAGGGGATCTGGATATGTCTGTGTTCTTAAGCAGAGAGAGATTAACATGCATCTGGAGGTGGGAATTGTGTATCAGGAGAGAAGTACATGCATTTTTGGGGCTCTGGTGGCATTGCCACACTAGCTGGTGATCCAAAACCACAGCCACGTGAGGGACCTTGGTCTGTTGTGATTACTGCCCTGGGCTGAGGCCAGCCCTGAAAAGCCCTGacacctctgctctgcagagagacctgcaTTCAAGTACCAGCCTTCAACACAATTAACTTCTCTAACACTTTATTATGTATGTCTACATACAACACAAGAACCAAGAGACAAACCAGCACCTGTGCTGTAGAGGGGAGTCAGGGATTGAGCAGCACAGGCTGTCCCTCTGGGCAGCTGGACCCAGCCACCATCTTCAGGCACAGCTGTTGTCTCCTTGGTTTGCTGTCCCGGCCCACAGTCAATCACCCTTTTCTGGCACAATTCATAGGCACTTGGGGCACGTTTTGAAGGGGCTGTGGAGGGGACAGGATTCACATTGACATGCAGGCAGCGTGGAGCTGCGAGCTGGGCACAGTCATGCTTCTTCACAGAAATGCCCAGATGTGCAAAACAGCTGgtgtgcaggcagctgtggcctGTCAGCACGTGCGGGCTGGTGGAGCTGGCAGTCACTGCTGGACCACTGGTGCTGGCAGAGGGGGTGCAGCCTGGCATAACTGCACATGCACTGACAccagcctgcagagcagcagcagtggtgatGGTGGTGCAAGACCATTCAGCTCTGGCCTGCCCTTCCTGGGCAGATTAAGGGAGGAGAtgcagagagaagaggaaacagCAGTTTAATAAAATCTACAGATGATGTGAAAATGGCAGaagaaaatgtagaaataaCAGAGATACAGAGAGAAAAGCTCAAATGATGCACCTGTACACTGGGAAAAACAATCCAAGGCTTCAGGCAAAGGAAAGTCGGCAGGAGCAGGGCAAGAACAGGTGGATACAGATGTGGTTTCATGAGATCTCACTGCATTGGGAATGTGAAGCTGGAGCTGTGAAGGGGTGAAGGCCTCACTGACCAGCTGATGGTGAGCTCTGACACTGCCTCCAGGTGTAACATGGACAGTGATTTGTGCTCTTGGCAAGGGAATCAGCTACCATCCTCTTCCAAATGAATTTGTTACCAGGCAACAAAAAACAATAGCTCAGTCTTGTTCCATTGCAGAGGACACTTGGCAAATAATGAGCAAAACCAACATCTGGGGCAGAGCAATTCAGGTGAAGGAAAGGTGGGAGCAGACAAGatgaaaaattacagaatagtctgagctggaaggggccCAGGAGGATGACAGAGTCCAACTCTTAAGAGAATGGCCCACATGGGGTTCAGACCCGTGACCTTGGtgttattagcaccatgctctgacCAACTTGCTAAGAGGAAGAGGTCATGCAGGAGCATCTTCAGTAGGAGGTTGAGATCTGTGTCTATGGAAAGGGCAGTGAAATGGTTAGTGAGTCTATGAGGGAAATGAGATTTTTGTCAGGTAAATTAGACTTAAGTCACAGGAAAAGTTCCTGGGGTGAATTGTTAGTCTGCCTCTGGTAGAGACACCCTGGTGATAAAACAAGACACCTTGTAGAGATGAAACACCAAAAAAGCTCCAGGTAAGGCCCAAGTGACAGTAGAGGACCTTTTCtaccctgcagcagctgcagcacttgggagacagaaacagcatgaaaacagggactgggatgagctgcagggctcctggcagcagaggtgCCTCTGCCTGGGAAACTCCTGTAGGAGGGCACAGCACTCTCCCCTCACACAGCTTTTGCAgaaggcagccccagccccaggattTGGGCGTCCCATCACCATCCCCTGGTGACTGCACCTTGCTGTTTGTGGCTCACGTAGCTGGAGCATCCTGGCATGATAAGAGAGCCCCAACACTCAGTCCAGCACAGATAACCCATCAGAGCCTTGGCACCAACACTGCTTCATCACCCCTTTGATAAACCACAGGTGATGGTGGGCTGCAGAAATGTAACACTGGAACAGATGCTGGCATTGCAAACACAAACAGCATTTCATGTGAGGTCCAGCCATGCTGTGGCTCTAGCACACACAATCCTATGCAAATCCCACACTCACTCCCACAGACACCAGTGATTTCTTGGGAGCGGCCCCTGCAGCCATGCCTCCCACCAGGCTCCCTTGTGCTTGCTGACACAGAAAGTATTTCCTGCCATTCACCAGCTGCTAGAGGCTCTACTTCACTCAGCAGCTGGAggctctgcacagagcacaggttGGTTTTATACCACCTGCAATTACAGCCTCTCCTGCCAGGAGAGTGTATGGCACAGtcccaggaactgcaggaacCAGACAAGTACTGGGGTTCCCAGGGGTACAGGACAGGCTCACCTTCACTCTGTAACATGGGtcacagccaggcaggcagcagctgacacAGGAGGCTTTGTGGAGATAAAATGCCAGCCAGGTCAGAGCCCGTCCAGGTGCTCTGAATCTGTGCTGTGCCACCAGCCTGAGGCAAAGCAAATGCCAGTCATCTCCAACAGGAACACTGGGCACACTGCAGCTCTCGCCCTTCCCTGGGGAAAGGCCATCACTGACGGCTGTATCCACTAAGGCTCACACAGAGGTGTCCTGGGTCAGATCAGGTTGGCCATGCTGGAGGTGGGGGGAAGCCGCCTGTTTCCAGCGAGGCGGCCGGAGATGGTGAAGATGCGGATCTCGCCGGTCTCCAGGCTCCGAGGAGCTGCCCGGCGGCAGGAGGTGCACAGCAGGTatagcagcaggcagaggaggatGGCACTGCCGGCAGTCAGGAGGATGACCCCGCTGGTGAACATGCTGGCCAGCGGCCGTGCGGGGCTGAGCTGCATGGTGGTGGTGGAGAGGATGGTGAGCACCACCCCACagaccagcagcaccagggcgctcagcagcagcaccaggcagtCCGAGAAGCCTCCGCTCTTCAGCAGCTCGATCTGATCCCGGCTGCGGATGCAGTTCATGTCCTGGattgcagagctcagcagctgcttcagcaGCACGAGCAGGGCCAGGAGGCAGAGTGTGGTGCCCACGGCGAGCCGCCACTCTCCAGAGCGGCTGCTAGTGCTGTACAGCAGGATGATGCCCCCAATCCCGCAGGCCAGGATCAGCACCACGGCCATCCCATAGCACAggatggattttttggggtcctggaACCACCAGAGCTCCACATGCTCTTCCAAGATATTCCTCTGGATGTGGTCTGCGTCTGCAGGGGTGCGGgggctgctcagctctgccagctctggcaTGGTGGACAGCTGGGTGAAGAGGGCACAGAAGTGGCACAGATGAATTTGCACCCTTACAGCAAATGGAGGGTCAACGCAGCAGCAGTGGTGAAGGCAGCtgcatttctccagcagtgATGTCTCGGTCTCATTCTTTGGATCCTGATGGAATTTCCTTTTGCAGTGGTGCCACCAGGAGAGTTATGGTCCACGTGCTGGGGTTGAGCCCACCACCAAGGCAGGGCTGTGAAACATGATGGAGtgttcccagagcagcaccacagggAAACTGCCAGGGCTGTCTCCTTCCTTTCCCGTGTCTTTCATCTGAAAAAGTCAAGAAGAGAAGATATCATTAAACAGACACCCTGCTCCCCTGTACCAAATAATCCTGTGCCAGACCCTGGGCCTTGGTTGCTGAGGCTGGCCTGCAGACCTTACTGTGGTTCCCTCACAGAAGCCCTGTGTGCTGGAGAACAGATCAGCTGCACGTCTTGTGGGAGACCTCCATGTGCTGCGGGGGAACCCCAGCCTGCCCCaagggcgagtctcctgcctcCCCAGCGCTTTGTGCCCAGCTCAGAGGCTGCTGGCACATTGCTGCCCGAAGgactctgcctgcagctggtgctggcagcagggcagggagtgaGCAGAGGCAGGTCCCTCCTGGGATAAAGCCCCATTCACAGCTCCGGCTTCACATGCTCCCTCATCAGCATCAGCCTCTTGTCACCAactggctctgctgcccagaACGGGAGGTGGGGGTCAGGACCAGGGTTTAACTCTTCCACTCCAGTGGCTGGAAGAGTGAGAGCAGCCATAGTTGTTGTTCTCAGCCctatccccatccctgcactgcCAGTGGTTTCCCCTCAGAAGTTCCCTACAGAAATATGGTAGCTAATCTCCAGTGATCTCAGCATGTGCCTGGAAAGAGCCCTTAGCTGTGACCTGGCACCCTGAGATTTTGCTGTCTCGCTGCTGGTCTGTGAAGCACTTTGCCActggaggggagcagaggaagggcagCATTGGCTCCAAGGTGCTGTGCTTAGCTGGgctcccctgggcacagcacctTGTCTCAGCCCACCACTCACGATTCCCAGGCTTGTGTCCCCACTATCCTGCCCCCCCTTAATACTTCTTTGGGTACAGTTTTAGATCAAGAGTGGAAACCACTTGCATTTCTCTCACATAATGTTCCTCCCTGGCATGTGAGTGCTCCAGCTGGTCCCACAGCACTACAGGGATCCTCTAGAACAGCTACTACCCAAACCATGGAGAGGTGCTGGAGAGGACAGCATGGGAGCATGTCAGGAATGACTGAGGCTGGAGACATGGGGCAAACCCCAGAGACCGAGGGGAGACAGCCTCTCTGGTCACCTCCTAGACAGGACAATGCACCCTTGGCCACCACAGGCACACACATGAGCTGCTCTGAATCCTGCAGgagcccatggcagggacaggaaCTGACTCAGGTCCCTTGTGTCAGAGCTGTGTCACTTCTCCTGGGTGGGGGGACAGCCACCCTGCCTGCTAGAAGTGGCTCTCAGGAGCCCATCAGCCCACGTCAAACACACTCCGTTTGTACCCTGCTCTGCTCGGCACTGGGGCTCAGGGCTCATTACACACAGGCACGGAGAATTTATGACCTCCACACGTGGCAGCTCTGCACGCACCAGGGATCTTTCCTGCCATCACTCTCCCTGTCTGTTCTCCACACACCACATCCCTCATGGCAATGCCTTTGCTGCCAGCAAACACCTCAGAGCCCCTCTGTGGGGCCGGGGGGACAGGGAGGACAATTGTGCGGGGAGTGCCCGAACCAGACACCGCCTGACAGTGTCAGGCCAAGCTCCTCCTGAGTCACTCCCCGGCTGTGATGGAGCATGAGCTCACCCGGGACGTGGCTCGGGCCGCTGCCAGCGGCAGCGCGTGTCCGTGTCCGGGAGTTCTGTGGGCACGGCGGGTTGGCAGGCCCGGCAGCGATGGCTGCGGCACGGAAACCCCGGCTCCAGAGGGGACACCCCTGCTGGGAGACCCGTGGGACACCTacagctcctggctggagcCAGAGCAACCAGAAAGCACCAGTTAGAGAGAGAAAGGAGCTGTGGCTGAGCGTGTTGGTTTGTGCCTGCTGGGACGCACTcggagtgtgtgtgtgacagcagATACCTTGCGCTGTCAGGTATGCCCAGGACACAAATCCCCAGGAAGGTGAGGATGTCATGGGGCACTATTAAAGTAGAGAGAAGCAAGGAGACATTGAGACTGGAGCTGTTTCTTTAGCCTATGCAAATCAGCGTGGTGCTAAACATTTCTCTCTCCTGCCTTTCCTTCTCCAAGCACTAAGGTGCCTTCTCTCCTCCTTAGCAGTGAATGGGTGAGTCTAATAGATTGCAAGCTTGTAGATTAAACTGAGCTTTCAGACTAAGAGAACATAAAGCTTGGAGAAGTGCAAAgtctgtgtctgtctgctgCTTGACCCAAGTTATACGAGTCAAACAGTAAACAAGGAAACCACAGCACCATGAACCACAATGAGGGAAAATGTGATCAAAAATCAAGCTACAGCACTGCATTCTCatgttacttttaaaaatttaaccattttagttttttatttgctcagaaaaaggacaagggagcaaaaaaaccccacaaaaaaccctaGGATCATATGGTcgaagaaggaaaggaaaattaaggtATCACCTCTACAAGCATGTATTTCCTAGTGTTATATTAACCTCTATTAAACAAATTATTTGGAGAGTTTCCCAGTGTTACATTAACCTCTATTAAACAAATGATTTGGAGAGGCAAAGGCTTCTACTGAAGTGTGCTTTCATGTTTCCTTATGTATGTTTGAAAATGTTCGGGGAATATAATCTTTTGCTCTAAAACAATCCACACTTGCTTCTTTAGACCCTGAGGGCTTGTGTTGCTATTAACAGTATTTTTACtcctagaatcacagaataattaagGTGGGATGGGACCTTGTGAAGTCACCTGCTTAAAGCAGGGTTCACCTAAAAGTCAGACTGAGCAGGTCAGGGCCCCATTCATTTACATGCCAAGGATGGAGGATCTACAACCCCTCAGGGATCATTCCGGAGTTAAATCATCCTCACCATGAAAACATTCCTCCTTAAAACTAGCTACAGTTTCTCGTTCCTCAGGCTGGCTGCTCCCACCCTCTTCAGAAAACTCTCTTTATATTGTAAACCAAAGCAGCCCTATCCTGGGCTGTCACCCACTGCTCCATAAAGAAGGGATGAACCTAGACCTCACAGCAGCTTTGCTGATCTGCTTTCTTGGCACTGTGCAGCACATCACTTTGCCCAGATCAGACCcagagaaaggaaggaataTATATGCTTGCTCTGCCATGAGGGAGGACAGCCATCCCAAGCTGTTGTCCCTTCTTTTGGTGTTCTTTGGCCTACCTGGTCTCACAAATAACAATCTTGGACAGACCATAACAAACCAGTTGGCCCATCAGATTGGTGTACTTGACAGTCTGGATCACAGATCATTAATCTCTACATTTACTCACTACTGAAGCCAGCACCTTCTGTGCTCCCATCTCTGCAAGAGAAAATGGAGGAGAGGACCAGCCCAGCCACACAATGCTTTAAGTCCAAAGAGcacatttcaggaaaaaagtgaCATGCTGTCCTTCCCCATTGctggctggcagctgtggaggaagaacaggaaagcACTAggaatgcaggaaaaaaaaaatactcatgtttttccttttccattgtgttggttgtttttttctttccctactCTGACAACATGTCACTGGAAATTGAGGGTCATCATCAATGTGCTCCTGGCCACTCCTGGCTACAGGTGTGGGATGTACTGGCTGAATGCCTCGGAATGATACAAACCCCAGGTACCCGTTGAAACAATGCTTACCCACAGGGTTTAGGAGGGGAAGTCTGGGGATGAGACAGGCTCTTGCAGTATTTCCTTGTACTTCCAGCCTTGGAAGGGTTTTATGCAGCTTTTACGTGGACTTCGTAAGCGTCATGGAGACTGGGAGAGTCCAACAAGATTTGCTATAAAATAACAACACATAAAATTATTTACCTGAGCAGTGTAGGTGAGAGCCAACAGAGCTTCACAATCTCAAACAAATCGAAGCCATCTCAGCCCTCTGTTTTCCCAGTCCATCACAACTTATTTGCTTCTTCACCTGATCTGTCCATAGCCTGTTTGGGACGGACCTGTCACCACTCTGTGCCTTACAAAAATCTTTAGTCCAGAATAGGCATAAACATTTTCCCATAATgtcatgtatttttttcaacTTCCAACGCtttaggaagcatttctttaccAAGAGAGTCAGCCCTGAATTGTTgtatgtcccttccaactgaaacaGTACATTCTATTCTGACTATTGTATTCTAGTTTGTCTATTCTAGCCTATTGTGTTGTCTATTCTATTGTATTTCAATTGAAAAGGACCTAAAatgatcatctagtccaactgcCTGACCAATTCAGGGCTGACCAAATTCAAGAATGTTTTTTAGGGCATTGCCCAGAAGCCTCTTCAATACTGACAGGTTTGGGGTATCAACCAATTCTCCAGGAAGTGTGTTCCAGAGTTTGACCCCGTTTTCAGTAAAGACATGCTTCCTAAGCATATTTGATTCCGTTCTCACTCCCTATAGGCTCAAAGAGAATTAAGCTCATGTATCTTGTTTTATGACTGAATTACTCTCAATGTACAAACCAGAAGCTCTGAGTGTCATGGTGCTAAAGGCCTGTCTGTGCACCTGGGAGCATGTGGGAAGTTCCCTCTCTGAGAACTCAGGACTGGGGCTGGGGGAACCTGCAAGGAATGGGAGTAATGGAGCTTTTATGTGGCATCCATCTGTCTTGCCCAAAATCCTAGCTTGAGATCCACACTCCTTTGCCCTCCACACCAACCACCAATTCCCAATGCTTCTCCTTTCCTGGGCTGCTCGGGATCCATGCAAAGCTGTGCAGAGAGCCCACCCTCTGACAGATGGACAATGCTTTCCCAGAagtgagctgctcctgccacgAGACTCCATCTGGGAAGCCCCAGGGAACCCTGGGTGATGGTGGATtgtccctttcccttccccaagCCAAGGGGTTCTGGGATTAAGGATGGTGGAGGGCTTTTTGTAGCAGGGTCGGTGCACAGCTGTCTTTTACACAGATCTAGACACTTTTGGCAGGCTCCATTGTAAAATGTCATGTTCCCCTTCCTCTTTGTACACTCAACAGGCATCCATTATCCTGACCTTGCAGAGCCTGTCCTGATGCACCTCTGCCAAGGGTGCCAAGGGAACAAGAAGCTGAGAGGAAACAATAGCACAAGGAAGAAATGATTTGGAGGCAAGAAGCAGGGTCTCTGAAGAAGTAAGGCTGAAGCAGCCTCaaacctgccagcagctgctgctgaagttcCTTCCCGCACAGCTCCCAGGGAGGAAGGGATCACTCACCTGCAGCAGACGCTGCCCACATGCGACAGCCTGGCAcacttccctgctccaggctggcagcagtggttTTCCCAGGCTTTCCTTCCAGTGGATCCAGCTAACGAGGGAGCC is part of the Taeniopygia guttata chromosome 8, bTaeGut7.mat, whole genome shotgun sequence genome and harbors:
- the TMEM125 gene encoding transmembrane protein 125 translates to MPELAELSSPRTPADADHIQRNILEEHVELWWFQDPKKSILCYGMAVVLILACGIGGIILLYSTSSRSGEWRLAVGTTLCLLALLVLLKQLLSSAIQDMNCIRSRDQIELLKSGGFSDCLVLLLSALVLLVCGVVLTILSTTTMQLSPARPLASMFTSGVILLTAGSAILLCLLLYLLCTSCRRAAPRSLETGEIRIFTISGRLAGNRRLPPTSSMANLI